From Rhizobium favelukesii, the proteins below share one genomic window:
- a CDS encoding cytidine deaminase gives MSHDLFEAARGAMAFAHAPYSKFPVGAAIRAEDGKVYTGANIENLSFPQGWCAEPTAISAMIMGGAKKIVEMAVIAEKLPLCPPCGGCRQKISEFASKDTKIYLCDEAGVKKTMTMDELLPFSFETELG, from the coding sequence ATGTCCCACGATCTTTTCGAGGCCGCTCGCGGAGCCATGGCTTTCGCTCATGCCCCCTATTCGAAGTTCCCGGTCGGTGCAGCGATCCGCGCCGAGGATGGCAAGGTCTATACCGGCGCCAATATCGAGAACCTGTCTTTCCCGCAGGGCTGGTGTGCGGAGCCGACCGCTATCAGCGCCATGATCATGGGCGGTGCCAAGAAAATCGTCGAAATGGCTGTTATCGCCGAGAAGCTGCCCCTTTGCCCGCCCTGTGGCGGTTGCCGGCAGAAGATCTCGGAGTTCGCTTCCAAGGATACGAAGATCTATCTCTGCGACGAAGCCGGCGTGAAGAAGACGATGACCATGGACGAGCTCCTGCCCTTCAGCTTCGAGACCGAACTCGGATGA
- a CDS encoding ABC transporter permease: MDYYDIFISVLSSTIRLSIPLIFTALAGLFSERAGIFDIGLEGKMLGSAFAAACVAYLTGSAWLGLGAGIICSMALSLVHGFASITNRGNQIISGVAINFFIAGITIVLGGAWFGQGGRTPQLLPDARFAPIVLPGADAIRGVPVIGPLYANVISGNNILTYLAFLAVPLSWWILYRTRFGLRLRAVGENPGAVDTAGISVSWLRYRAVMCAGILCGFSGTYLAIAQSAAFIKDMSAGKGYIALAALVFAKWKPVPVMFACLLFGFLDALANFMQGKQVPLIGEVPVQIFQALPYILTCILLAGFIGVAIPPKAGGIPYTKER; encoded by the coding sequence ATGGATTATTATGACATCTTCATCAGCGTCCTGAGCTCCACGATCCGCTTGTCGATCCCGCTGATCTTCACCGCGTTGGCAGGTCTGTTCTCCGAGCGTGCCGGCATCTTCGACATTGGCCTCGAAGGCAAGATGCTTGGCTCGGCGTTCGCGGCGGCGTGCGTCGCCTACCTGACCGGCTCAGCTTGGCTCGGTCTTGGTGCCGGTATCATTTGCTCAATGGCGCTCAGCCTCGTGCATGGCTTCGCCTCCATCACCAATCGCGGCAACCAGATCATCTCGGGCGTGGCGATCAACTTCTTCATCGCCGGTATCACGATCGTTCTCGGCGGCGCCTGGTTCGGCCAGGGCGGTCGCACGCCGCAGCTGCTTCCGGACGCCCGCTTTGCTCCGATCGTGCTGCCCGGTGCCGATGCAATCCGCGGCGTTCCCGTCATCGGTCCGCTCTATGCCAACGTGATCTCGGGCAACAACATCCTGACTTACCTTGCCTTCCTTGCCGTTCCCCTCTCCTGGTGGATCCTCTATCGCACTCGCTTCGGCTTGCGATTGCGGGCGGTGGGCGAGAATCCCGGCGCGGTCGATACGGCGGGCATTTCGGTGAGCTGGCTGCGCTATCGTGCGGTGATGTGCGCCGGCATCCTCTGCGGTTTCTCCGGAACCTACTTGGCGATCGCGCAATCGGCAGCCTTCATCAAGGATATGTCGGCCGGTAAGGGCTACATTGCGCTTGCGGCGCTGGTCTTTGCGAAGTGGAAGCCGGTACCCGTCATGTTCGCCTGCCTCCTCTTCGGCTTCCTCGATGCGCTGGCGAACTTCATGCAGGGCAAGCAGGTTCCTCTGATCGGCGAAGTGCCGGTGCAGATCTTCCAGGCGCTGCCCTATATCCTCACCTGCATTCTGCTCGCCGGTTTCATCGGCGTGGCAATCCCGCCGAAGGCGGGGGGTATCCCCTATACGAAGGAACGTTGA